In Bacteroides coprosuis DSM 18011, the following are encoded in one genomic region:
- a CDS encoding RmuC-domain protein (COGs: COG1322 conserved hypothetical protein~InterPro IPR003798~KEGG: bth:BT_0637 hypothetical protein~PFAM: DNA recombination RmuC~SPTR: Putative uncharacterized protein;~IMG reference gene:2504107188~PFAM: RmuC family): MEIVLLALCLLLLLALLYLVLTKGKSNKNEKIIQDLLRQEMQYNREELSKSLQMVRQELSQSINQGMTQVQSTINKNQQLSSQLNLERFEMMVRQQEKMMESTEKRLDDMRLMVEEKLQKTLNERITQSFELVRKNLEQVQRGLGEMRSLAEDVGGLKKVLSNVKTRGTFGEVQLGALLEQIMSPEQYDANVKTKRGGTEFVEYAIKLPGKDDRDEVVYLPIDAKFPKDIYEQYYDAYQAGDTLAVETSGKQLERTLKNMAKDIHDKYIDPPHTTDFAILFLPFENIYAEVIRRTALVEELQRKYKVMVTGPTTLGAILNSLQMGFRTLAIQKRTSEVWTVLGAVKTEFSKFGGMLQKVQKNLETAGNQLEEVMGVRTRAIERRLRQVEELPQEESQHILPLDED, translated from the coding sequence ATGGAAATAGTACTATTAGCTCTCTGCCTCCTTTTATTGCTGGCTCTGCTCTACTTGGTACTTACCAAAGGCAAAAGTAATAAGAATGAGAAAATCATTCAAGATCTTCTACGCCAAGAAATGCAGTACAACCGTGAAGAACTGAGTAAAAGTTTGCAGATGGTACGCCAAGAGTTGAGTCAATCTATCAATCAGGGTATGACTCAGGTACAATCTACCATCAACAAGAATCAACAACTCTCTTCACAGTTGAACTTGGAAAGATTTGAAATGATGGTTCGTCAGCAAGAAAAAATGATGGAATCTACCGAAAAACGCTTAGATGATATGCGACTTATGGTAGAAGAAAAACTTCAGAAAACGCTAAACGAACGTATCACTCAGTCTTTCGAGTTGGTGCGTAAAAACTTGGAACAAGTTCAAAGAGGCTTGGGAGAAATGCGTTCTTTGGCAGAAGACGTAGGTGGGTTAAAGAAAGTGCTTTCTAATGTAAAAACAAGAGGAACTTTCGGAGAAGTACAATTAGGGGCTTTGCTAGAGCAAATTATGAGTCCAGAGCAGTATGATGCCAACGTAAAAACCAAACGTGGAGGAACAGAGTTTGTAGAATATGCTATCAAGTTACCAGGCAAAGATGACCGTGATGAGGTGGTTTACCTCCCTATTGATGCCAAATTTCCCAAAGATATCTATGAACAGTATTATGATGCGTATCAAGCGGGAGATACCTTAGCTGTAGAAACTTCGGGTAAACAACTCGAACGTACTCTTAAAAATATGGCGAAGGATATACACGATAAGTACATCGATCCGCCACATACTACTGATTTTGCTATTTTGTTCCTGCCCTTTGAAAACATTTATGCCGAAGTCATTCGCCGCACTGCTCTTGTAGAAGAGCTTCAGCGCAAGTATAAAGTAATGGTAACAGGACCAACCACTCTAGGAGCTATTCTAAATAGCTTGCAAATGGGATTCCGTACCTTGGCTATACAAAAGCGTACAAGCGAGGTATGGACTGTACTAGGAGCTGTTAAAACAGAATTTAGTAAGTTCGGTGGAATGCTACAAAAGGTTCAGAAAAATTTAGAAACAGCGGGCAATCAGCTCGAAGAGGTAATGGGTGTAAGAACACGTGCCATCGAAAGAAGACTTCGCCAAGTAGAGGAACTTCCTCAAGAAGAAAGTCAGCATATATTGCCGCTGGATGAAGATTGA
- a CDS encoding hypothetical protein (KEGG: gfo:GFO_1511 hypothetical protein~SPTR: Putative uncharacterized protein;~IMG reference gene:2504107185~PFAM: Protein of unknown function (DUF3307)), with protein sequence MPISNTLSILIAMIIAHVLADFSLQSNCIAKRKSKNNLPAHFIHAAIQALLIYLVTMQWSAWYITLPYIFITHFIIDYFKNRYVTNHKIWWFILDQATHLLLIGLLWYILFKPTELVGCFKAYALQNSTSILVILLAYLLLFVPCSILIGMITSQWTPQPNEDEDSITTESLYRGGRWIGYLERFLIVTAILMSVPEMIGWLLAAKSIFRFGELNRSKDIQKTEYVLIGTLCSFSISIAIGYFTKFILMHS encoded by the coding sequence ATGCCCATATCGAATACCTTATCTATACTAATAGCTATGATTATAGCTCATGTATTAGCAGATTTTTCACTTCAGAGCAACTGCATAGCCAAGAGGAAGAGCAAGAACAATCTGCCTGCTCACTTCATCCATGCAGCTATACAGGCACTCCTTATTTACTTGGTAACCATGCAATGGTCTGCTTGGTACATTACACTACCCTATATATTTATTACCCATTTTATTATAGACTATTTCAAGAATAGATACGTAACGAACCATAAGATATGGTGGTTTATTCTAGATCAAGCAACTCATCTTTTACTGATTGGTTTATTGTGGTATATCCTTTTCAAACCTACTGAACTTGTTGGCTGTTTCAAAGCTTATGCTCTGCAAAATAGTACTTCAATTTTGGTAATCTTACTAGCTTACTTACTCCTATTTGTTCCTTGTTCAATTCTTATTGGAATGATAACAAGTCAATGGACACCTCAGCCTAATGAAGACGAGGATAGTATAACCACAGAAAGCCTTTATCGTGGAGGAAGGTGGATTGGGTATTTAGAAAGATTTCTTATAGTAACTGCAATTTTGATGAGTGTACCCGAAATGATAGGATGGCTGCTAGCTGCCAAATCCATCTTTCGGTTTGGGGAACTAAATCGATCTAAAGACATACAAAAGACAGAATATGTACTGATCGGTACGCTCTGTAGCTTTTCAATATCAATAGCTATTGGGTATTTTACTAAATTCATATTAATGCACTCATAA
- a CDS encoding hypothetical protein (KEGG: mja:MJ_1667 hypothetical protein~SPTR: Uncharacterized protein MJ1667;~IMG reference gene:2504107187) produces the protein MEKVFNFKSNAHKLNMGGYNKNHAREFNFKKQADDKLTVELSAIDDEFSFEEVKNRILSSTVQEFELTEKKPREVIYESVEPLFSFGDKDNHSKIRIKFDKKGLINEVVVEPTYLVSCTYLKA, from the coding sequence ATGGAAAAAGTATTTAATTTCAAATCAAATGCTCATAAATTAAATATGGGCGGTTACAACAAAAATCACGCAAGAGAATTTAATTTTAAAAAACAAGCTGACGATAAGCTAACAGTAGAACTTTCTGCTATAGATGATGAGTTTTCTTTTGAAGAAGTAAAGAACAGAATTTTATCTAGCACAGTGCAAGAGTTTGAATTGACAGAGAAAAAGCCTCGTGAGGTAATTTATGAATCTGTCGAACCTTTATTTAGCTTTGGCGATAAAGACAACCATAGTAAAATACGAATTAAGTTTGACAAAAAAGGTCTGATTAATGAAGTAGTGGTTGAACCTACCTACCTAGTTAGTTGTACTTACCTTAAAGCATAA
- a CDS encoding Na(+)/H(+) antiporter nhaA (COGs: COG3004 Na+/H+ antiporter~HAMAP: Na+/H+ antiporter NhaA~InterPro IPR004670~KEGG: bvu:BVU_3904 putative Na+/H+ antiporter~PFAM: Na+/H+ antiporter NhaA~SPTR: Na(+)/H(+) antiporter nhaA;~TIGRFAM: Na+/H+ antiporter NhaA~IMG reference gene:2504107184~PFAM: Na+/H+ antiporter 1~TIGRFAM: Na+/H+ antiporter NhaA), with translation MQKTKSKNYSLLSTLKHRINGGMVLMTVAVLAMIIANSPLGDVYQDFWNYPVSLQIGDFNLFSHNGHPLTLMQFINDALMALFFFSVGLEIKREVMVGELSSLRKAMLPVIAAFGGMIFPVLLYFSVAHTSPESSGLAIPMATDIAFSLGVLSLFGKRVPLSLKVFLTAFAVVDDIGGILIIAFFYTSDLATSYLLASAVVLAILYLGNRLGVMHRIFYIGFGIIMWYFFLQSGIHCTIAGVIIAFMIPAKPRLHVTHYVNRIRESISKFPNFDKKEGEKIVLDPAQINELKSIEAASNRVISPLQSLENSMHGWVNYFIMPLFAFANAGVVLSGGTETFGTVTLAVFLGLTVGKFIGVYSFTFLAIKLRLVNMPTGMTWKNLSGIALLGGIGFTVSLFIANLSFANGHADLLNQAKLGVLLGTITAGLLGYIVLNIVLPKEDVVEEKEAAK, from the coding sequence ATGCAAAAAACAAAATCTAAGAACTACTCCTTATTGAGTACATTGAAGCACCGAATTAACGGTGGCATGGTATTAATGACTGTAGCAGTCCTGGCAATGATCATCGCCAATTCCCCATTGGGAGATGTCTATCAGGATTTCTGGAATTATCCAGTGAGTTTACAAATTGGTGATTTTAACTTGTTTAGCCACAATGGACATCCATTAACGCTAATGCAGTTTATCAACGATGCGCTGATGGCCTTATTCTTCTTCTCGGTTGGGTTGGAGATTAAGAGAGAAGTTATGGTAGGAGAATTATCCTCTTTGCGAAAAGCAATGTTGCCTGTGATTGCAGCATTCGGAGGAATGATTTTTCCGGTATTACTCTATTTTAGTGTTGCACATACGAGTCCAGAGTCTAGCGGTTTGGCTATTCCTATGGCCACCGATATTGCTTTCTCTTTAGGAGTCTTAAGTTTGTTTGGCAAACGAGTTCCTTTGAGCCTGAAAGTGTTCCTTACCGCTTTTGCTGTTGTGGATGATATAGGTGGTATTTTGATTATTGCCTTCTTCTATACTAGTGATTTAGCTACAAGTTATCTATTGGCTTCGGCTGTAGTATTGGCTATTCTTTACTTGGGTAATAGATTGGGCGTTATGCACCGCATCTTCTACATAGGTTTTGGTATTATAATGTGGTATTTCTTCTTGCAATCGGGTATTCACTGTACTATTGCAGGCGTAATTATAGCCTTTATGATTCCTGCTAAACCTCGTTTGCACGTAACACATTATGTGAATCGTATTCGTGAAAGTATCTCTAAATTTCCCAATTTTGATAAGAAAGAAGGAGAGAAGATTGTGTTGGACCCAGCTCAGATTAACGAACTAAAGAGTATTGAAGCTGCCTCAAATCGTGTAATATCTCCTTTGCAATCCTTGGAAAATAGTATGCACGGATGGGTAAATTACTTCATTATGCCTTTGTTTGCCTTTGCTAATGCAGGTGTGGTATTAAGTGGTGGTACAGAAACTTTTGGTACAGTAACATTAGCTGTATTCTTAGGACTTACAGTAGGGAAGTTTATCGGGGTTTATTCCTTTACCTTCTTGGCTATCAAACTTCGTCTAGTAAATATGCCTACGGGGATGACTTGGAAGAATCTTTCGGGTATAGCTCTACTAGGTGGTATCGGATTTACAGTGTCACTCTTTATAGCCAATCTATCTTTTGCTAATGGTCATGCCGATTTATTGAACCAGGCAAAACTAGGAGTTCTCTTGGGTACAATAACAGCAGGTTTATTGGGTTATATCGTACTAAATATAGTGCTCCCTAAAGAAGATGTTGTAGAAGAAAAGGAAGCTGCTAAATAA
- a CDS encoding hypothetical protein (KEGG: amc:MADE_01799 hypothetical protein~SPTR: Putative uncharacterized protein;~IMG reference gene:2504107186), whose translation MKAVITGDIINSTLINNRQEFLSALDAILKELNQQINFHYEIYRGDSIQILIDTPIYAMHIALLLRYGLRKSTPSGESIIWDCRLAIGIGEVNFLTEDIKQSDGEAFQLSGRALDQLKDSTLDIHTPWTSFDEIFRVMTSFVDDIINNTSITQAESMYYYFISRESQTQAELAKKLNKTAQSISKSLIGGKYRLISSFLNLYKKQLHQYLN comes from the coding sequence ATGAAAGCAGTCATTACTGGAGACATTATAAACTCCACTCTAATTAACAATAGACAAGAATTTTTATCCGCTTTGGATGCTATTTTAAAAGAACTAAATCAACAAATCAATTTTCATTATGAAATATACCGTGGAGATAGTATACAGATTTTAATAGACACTCCAATATATGCCATGCATATAGCTCTTCTATTGCGCTATGGACTAAGAAAGAGTACCCCAAGTGGTGAATCTATTATCTGGGACTGTAGATTGGCTATAGGTATAGGCGAAGTGAACTTCCTCACAGAAGACATCAAGCAATCGGATGGCGAAGCCTTTCAGCTTTCTGGCAGAGCACTAGATCAATTAAAAGATAGTACCCTGGATATTCATACCCCTTGGACTTCTTTTGATGAGATCTTTCGAGTAATGACGAGTTTCGTTGATGACATCATCAACAATACATCAATTACTCAAGCCGAATCAATGTATTACTATTTTATAAGTCGTGAGAGCCAAACTCAAGCAGAGCTAGCTAAGAAACTCAATAAAACAGCACAGTCAATTAGTAAATCTCTCATTGGAGGGAAATATAGACTAATTAGCAGCTTTCTTAATCTGTACAAAAAACAACTCCACCAATACCTAAACTAA